The following DNA comes from Desulfovibrio inopinatus DSM 10711.
CAAAATCATTTATAATGGATCTATTCCGCACACCATGTGCTTCCTAAAACGTCTGCCCGATCATAGCCCACATTCCCCAAGAATCCGGGGCGGCTGCCACATCGACGCGTACCACAGCTTTTTCGATCATAAACCGCAGTCCGATACCGGCATCGAACTTGAGATCATCATGCAAATCAACAACCGACCAGTTACGCGCCACGTTGCCCGCCTCAACAAACAACACGGGTTGCCACCAATCCACAGTAACGAGGTTTATGAGCGGAATTTTCGAAAAAGGATTCCATTCAGGGATAATCCTCCACTCTGCGCAATAATAAATTGATGCTCGGTCATTATACCGAAAATCAGGATAAGCCCGCATGCGTTTTTTTCCACCCAGAGTTGCTCCCATGTATTCAGGAGGCCGATGAGAGAATGTCTTGCCGCCGGAGACAAGACGCTCTTCCCATGTGAGGGAGTAGGCCGACCAGGCTGTCAATGCTAGAACATTTTGGCGTAATCCCGTCATCTCGCCGAGATTAAAATACCGATTTACTTCCCCTTCTATAGCCGTCCACGAGCCGGAAGAATCAAACAAACCGAAATCACGGCTGAGAGCAAACCGTTGCAAACTGCCGGTCGACGGGCTCGGTTTGAAATCGGTATTGTCGTACACGAGTGCCACTTCCAATCCATTAGTATTGTTCGTTGTAACACCTTTAGGAAGTTCGAAGGTACGCGCACGATAGAATGGCTTGAGCTCAATGGTAGTTTTTCCCGTTTCCAACGGATTCCATGACTCGCCGCCGGACGCCCCTGATTTCAGTAAACCATTCTGCGTAATGTATTCGCTGACGATATGATCTTTTCCATGACCCAATGGGAGAACGTACTGCAATCGCAATTCGCCCCAATTGTCCCAACCACTGCTTTTCACATAATCTTGTACGGAGGATGTGCTTGTTCCAGCTTTGCCGACCAACGTGCCCGGAGGAGAGAGCTGATAGGAACGTTGCTCCTTATAATGGCCAACCGAGGCATTTACATCGAAGAATAATCGATCAAGAAACGGTATTCGGAAATCATTCAGGAGCAAATAGGCAGCATACGAATTGTTTGATGATCCCAAAACGGCAACGGCCAAACTGCTTTGCCGTTGAAAATACCCGGACATTCCTCCAGCCACACCGTAGGCAACGTCAAGTGAATCGGAATGAAAGGCATACGGCAGAGCCAATGCGCGCCCCGACTTTTCTGGCTCACCATCTTCATGAATCATATATTGGCTCATTGCCGTAGTGGGGACAATGCATACAACAAACATCACGATGATGCCCCAAAAACAGGAGCCCCAACTCCCGTTATCCTTTCTCCCTGCCATACGTTTCCCTCCTCTCGCTCTTATCTCCAATACAATGCAACGCATTCGGTTCTCTTTACGGCTTACGAAGAAATACAGGTGGAATCAACTCATCATAGAATACGCTCCGAAGTGTTATGAAGTCGATGCTTGTCCAGTCTCCACAACACTATTGAACGTATGCTCGTCAAAGTCTGATTGTTCTAAAGATTGCTGAGAGGCGCATCGCCTGGTCATTCGAACCGACGCACGTCCCAGGGCTCTTGCCGCCACAAGTAAACGTGTCGCGGAAAGAAGACGACCTGGCTCATCACACGCTTCAGCGTCTTTCATCAACTGACGCAAAACACGATCCGTATGCAGGCAAGCTCGTGTGAGGACAACGCAGGCATCGCTCGGAGCATCATACAAACGCATTCCTTTCCCGAGTTCGACAAATACTTCAATGACGTCCTGTCGAGCAGAACCGAATCCATCCCATGCCGTATCCTGAAATGCCATGTCGAAAATGGTTTTAAAACAGGTTGCACCAATCACATATACGGCCAATCGCTCATGAACATCATCGAGCTCAGTTTGCCTGAAGTCACGCATTTGCTTGAGGCCTGCCACTGCCTTTTTTGCGTGAGCAAGCGTCGCTTTGAGTTCACGGAGCACGGATTGCGCTACATCAGGAGACACTCCTCGCTCTGGGTTCTCCAACCGCAATGCAGTCATTTCACACAGACGGCGCAAGCACTCCGCGCAATGATCAAGGTGACCAGCAAGGTGGACAGCCAACGTATCATGCCAAAACAAGACGCGTACGATGGCAAGCAATACTGTCCCCAACACATAGGCAAACGGTATGGACAACAGCATACCAAGCTTGCCCTGAAGTGGGGCATTATCCCCAACCAGCATGATGACAATGGCACCGAATGCCAAACTGAAATTGAAACACGCTGGACTGCCACACTTGATGTAATTGGCCAACCATACCAATCCGGTCAGAACAAGAAGCCAGGGAACAAAGAAAAAAAGCGCTCCAGACCAGAGACTCACGGTTACAGCAAGAACGGCACAAACGGCACCAGCGGAGAGATGAATACCACGGACCTCTCGAATATCAGGAGATAAAATAAAAACGACATTAACCAAGGTGACAACAGCTACCGGCGAGGGGATATCCCATTGAAAAACAAACAGCACAACGAAGATATTCAAAAAAATCGTATCCACAATGACCCGAGACAATATGTCGGGGTCGGGCTTGGGTTCACAGTTCGGATGCGGAGCGAGTGCGGAAACACCCG
Coding sequences within:
- a CDS encoding FUSC family protein, with amino-acid sequence MALSNLRHDVVGMFAAFRSDTVASRFAVRSTAATVLTLLCAMALGLPNPYWAGFGAFFVSTPGIGFTLRKSVDRVTGTLFGAIAGLLLCQFGAYSWPNLLLSYAMLSTIIVVASAYALRNAYSYIMFSITSYIILGIGLFHPETAYTYAWYRIAETTLGVVIASIFAILVFPGNAGRRLLDLSRDTWSDAASLVELVLEGIAEGKPDHEAIRRLAVSIDQSRTKAEAFHEDARITGQFGRRELQAGLFGLDQAKRLARQLAELGLRVPLDGEKYSAEMRQHIDSMKVALVRLGEDMVALFDHGFEPVLRNRAEADCIDLGDTVEAVHQHFVKHIPSLEMSRTSLHKAVALQELIRTLEDISAWFVVPFPGVSALAPHPNCEPKPDPDILSRVIVDTIFLNIFVVLFVFQWDIPSPVAVVTLVNVVFILSPDIREVRGIHLSAGAVCAVLAVTVSLWSGALFFFVPWLLVLTGLVWLANYIKCGSPACFNFSLAFGAIVIMLVGDNAPLQGKLGMLLSIPFAYVLGTVLLAIVRVLFWHDTLAVHLAGHLDHCAECLRRLCEMTALRLENPERGVSPDVAQSVLRELKATLAHAKKAVAGLKQMRDFRQTELDDVHERLAVYVIGATCFKTIFDMAFQDTAWDGFGSARQDVIEVFVELGKGMRLYDAPSDACVVLTRACLHTDRVLRQLMKDAEACDEPGRLLSATRLLVAARALGRASVRMTRRCASQQSLEQSDFDEHTFNSVVETGQASTS
- a CDS encoding BamA/TamA family outer membrane protein, which encodes MAGRKDNGSWGSCFWGIIVMFVVCIVPTTAMSQYMIHEDGEPEKSGRALALPYAFHSDSLDVAYGVAGGMSGYFQRQSSLAVAVLGSSNNSYAAYLLLNDFRIPFLDRLFFDVNASVGHYKEQRSYQLSPPGTLVGKAGTSTSSVQDYVKSSGWDNWGELRLQYVLPLGHGKDHIVSEYITQNGLLKSGASGGESWNPLETGKTTIELKPFYRARTFELPKGVTTNNTNGLEVALVYDNTDFKPSPSTGSLQRFALSRDFGLFDSSGSWTAIEGEVNRYFNLGEMTGLRQNVLALTAWSAYSLTWEERLVSGGKTFSHRPPEYMGATLGGKKRMRAYPDFRYNDRASIYYCAEWRIIPEWNPFSKIPLINLVTVDWWQPVLFVEAGNVARNWSVVDLHDDLKFDAGIGLRFMIEKAVVRVDVAAAPDSWGMWAMIGQTF